One segment of Fuscovulum ytuae DNA contains the following:
- a CDS encoding metal ABC transporter permease, protein MQDAFLNALVLNAGYNAALVGIGAALLGLAAGCTGAFVTLRRRALTSDAMAHATLPGIALAFLLMAATGADGRNLAGLMIGAGLSAALGLAWLDRLGRTRLPEDAAIGATLSVFYGAGIVLMTVIQNLAIGRPAGLDSVLLGSTAGMLRGDAITLAIGAGLTLAVLFLLRRPLIMTAFDAGHARMMGVNTALMDRALLLLTLACVLLGLHVVGLILIVALLIIPALAARLWSDRMEVVAILAGAIGAMAGYLGAALSVALPDLPTGPAIVLIAFATFAASALIAPDKGILAQTAARARLRRAARTGAA, encoded by the coding sequence ATGCAAGACGCCTTTCTGAATGCCCTCGTCCTGAACGCCGGATACAACGCCGCCCTCGTGGGCATCGGCGCGGCGCTGCTTGGCCTTGCGGCGGGCTGCACCGGGGCCTTTGTCACACTGCGCCGCCGCGCGCTGACATCGGACGCCATGGCCCATGCCACCCTGCCCGGCATTGCGCTGGCCTTCCTCCTGATGGCCGCCACAGGGGCCGATGGGCGCAACCTTGCAGGCCTGATGATCGGCGCGGGCCTCTCTGCCGCGCTCGGCCTTGCTTGGCTGGATCGTCTTGGCCGCACCCGCCTGCCCGAAGATGCCGCCATCGGGGCCACGCTCTCGGTCTTTTACGGGGCGGGGATCGTCCTGATGACAGTGATCCAGAACCTCGCCATAGGCCGCCCGGCGGGCCTTGATTCCGTCCTGCTCGGCTCCACCGCCGGGATGCTGCGCGGCGATGCGATCACGCTGGCCATCGGCGCGGGCCTGACGCTCGCTGTCCTTTTCCTCTTGCGCCGCCCGCTCATCATGACGGCCTTCGATGCTGGCCATGCGCGGATGATGGGGGTGAACACCGCCCTGATGGACCGGGCACTCCTCCTGCTCACGCTCGCCTGCGTGCTTCTGGGCCTGCATGTCGTGGGTCTGATCCTGATTGTCGCGCTGCTGATCATTCCGGCCCTTGCCGCCCGCCTCTGGTCCGACAGGATGGAGGTGGTGGCCATCCTCGCCGGTGCCATCGGCGCGATGGCGGGCTATCTGGGGGCCGCGCTTTCCGTCGCACTCCCCGATCTGCCCACCGGCCCCGCCATCGTGCTGATCGCCTTCGCCACCTTCGCCGCCTCGGCGCTGATCGCCCCCGACAAAGGCATCCTCGCCCAAACCGCCGCCCGCGCCCGCCTGCGCCGCGCGGCCCGGACAGGGGCGGCGTGA
- a CDS encoding benzoate/H(+) symporter BenE family transporter encodes MRPSLISAALVAALVGYGSTIALVLAAAQALGATPDQTASWVMGVCFAKALGSALLSTWHRVPVVLAWSTPGAALIAASSGYGMAEGVAAFLLAGLLIAATGLIRPLGTLVSKIPDGIAAAMLAGVLLPFVLKGAGAAQAAPLLVAPMVALFVLVRLKNPAMAVLAALAAGLVTAFATGAAGLPPLPNIPPTPTFIAPEFHWPALIGLGLPLYLVTMASQNLPGFATMRAAGYEPPVAPALTVTGLISAATALIGAHTVNMAAITAAICMGDDVHPDRTQRWKVGLAYAGVWIILGLTGPVVIAILAALPPALMTALVALALLGPLTGALTGAFAAPDQRFAATLTLAVTGAGVAFAGIGAAFWGLLAGLAIWLIEARRK; translated from the coding sequence ATGCGCCCCTCCCTGATTTCCGCCGCGCTTGTCGCCGCACTTGTGGGCTACGGCTCCACCATCGCCCTCGTCCTTGCTGCCGCGCAGGCCTTGGGGGCAACGCCCGATCAGACAGCCAGCTGGGTGATGGGCGTCTGCTTTGCCAAGGCATTGGGCAGCGCGCTGCTTTCCACGTGGCACCGTGTCCCCGTCGTGCTGGCCTGGTCCACCCCCGGCGCCGCGCTTATTGCGGCCTCCTCCGGCTACGGCATGGCCGAAGGGGTCGCGGCCTTCCTGCTTGCGGGCCTTCTGATCGCGGCGACCGGCCTGATCCGCCCCCTTGGCACGTTGGTGAGCAAGATCCCCGATGGCATCGCCGCCGCCATGCTGGCAGGCGTGCTGCTACCCTTCGTCCTGAAAGGCGCAGGCGCGGCGCAGGCCGCGCCGCTGCTCGTGGCCCCGATGGTGGCGCTCTTCGTGCTTGTCCGGCTGAAAAACCCCGCCATGGCCGTGCTTGCCGCGCTGGCCGCGGGCCTTGTCACTGCCTTTGCGACAGGCGCGGCGGGTCTGCCGCCCCTGCCAAATATCCCGCCCACCCCTACCTTCATTGCGCCCGAATTCCACTGGCCCGCGCTGATCGGCCTTGGCCTGCCGCTCTACCTTGTCACCATGGCCTCGCAGAACCTGCCGGGCTTCGCCACCATGCGCGCGGCAGGGTATGAGCCGCCCGTCGCCCCCGCCCTGACCGTCACAGGCCTGATCTCGGCCGCCACCGCCCTGATCGGCGCGCATACCGTCAACATGGCCGCGATCACCGCCGCCATCTGCATGGGTGACGATGTGCATCCCGACCGGACGCAACGCTGGAAGGTGGGCCTCGCCTATGCCGGGGTCTGGATCATCCTTGGCCTGACCGGGCCCGTGGTCATCGCGATCCTAGCGGCCCTGCCGCCCGCGCTGATGACGGCGCTGGTGGCGCTGGCCCTACTCGGCCCGCTCACCGGGGCGCTGACCGGGGCCTTCGCCGCGCCGGACCAACGCTTTGCCGCCACGCTGACCTTGGCTGTCACAGGGGCGGGCGTGGCCTTTGCCGGAATCGGCGCGGCCTTCTGGGGCCTTCTGGCGGGCCTTGCCATCTGGCTGATCGAAGCCCGCAGGAAATAA
- a CDS encoding metal ABC transporter solute-binding protein, Zn/Mn family: MIDRRSLLGCFALAPFAGSPVFAASAAPTIVTTTGMIADAARRLSGGEVQALMGPGMDPHGHRPTRTDILALSRADVILWHGLNLEAQFADVMADLARKTTVKAVAETLSPDQLIADPQYADRPDPHVWFDPRLWSDVVRAVDAALTGAGVDTADRATAYLADIAQLDVYARKALASVPEGQRILVTAHDAFAYFGRAYGWRVEGIQGISTESEAGLARIEDLVTLIVENRIPAVFVESSVSDRTIRALIEGAAAQGHYVTIGAELFSDAMGPEGTYEGTYPGMIDHNITAIARALGGDAPERGMAGRLNAGT; encoded by the coding sequence ATGATCGACCGCCGCTCCTTGCTTGGATGTTTTGCCCTCGCACCTTTTGCGGGCAGCCCTGTCTTTGCGGCCAGCGCCGCCCCCACCATCGTGACCACCACGGGCATGATCGCCGACGCCGCCCGCCGCCTTTCGGGCGGCGAGGTGCAGGCCCTCATGGGGCCGGGCATGGACCCGCACGGCCATCGCCCCACCCGCACCGATATTCTGGCCCTGTCGCGGGCCGATGTCATCCTCTGGCACGGCCTGAACCTTGAGGCGCAGTTCGCCGATGTCATGGCCGATCTTGCCCGCAAGACCACGGTCAAAGCCGTGGCCGAAACCCTGTCGCCTGACCAACTGATCGCCGATCCGCAATATGCCGACCGCCCTGATCCCCATGTCTGGTTCGACCCGCGCCTCTGGTCCGATGTCGTCCGCGCCGTCGATGCCGCCCTGACCGGGGCCGGGGTCGATACCGCCGACCGCGCCACCGCCTATCTGGCCGACATCGCCCAGCTTGATGTCTATGCGCGCAAGGCCCTTGCCAGCGTGCCGGAAGGCCAGCGCATCCTTGTCACCGCCCATGACGCCTTCGCCTATTTCGGCCGCGCCTATGGCTGGCGCGTCGAAGGCATCCAAGGCATCTCGACGGAATCCGAGGCAGGTCTTGCCCGGATCGAGGATCTGGTCACGCTGATCGTGGAAAACCGCATCCCGGCGGTCTTTGTCGAAAGCTCCGTCTCTGACCGCACCATCCGCGCCCTGATCGAAGGGGCCGCGGCGCAGGGTCACTATGTCACCATCGGGGCCGAACTCTTCTCGGACGCGATGGGGCCGGAAGGCACCTATGAAGGCACCTATCCCGGCATGATCGATCACAACATCACCGCCATCGCCCGCGCCCTTGGGGGGGATGCCCCCGAACGCGGGATGGCGGGTCGGCTTAACGCAGGAACGTAA
- a CDS encoding metal ABC transporter ATP-binding protein translates to MPETALAISGLTVAYGSVPVVATVSARFPKGSMTAVIGPNGAGKSTLLKAALGLIPAVTGEVRAFGDPIARAMPRIAYVPQRAAVDWEFPARVIDVVQMGLYRRTGLFGRLTPGLRAEAMAQLDRLGMADFATRQIGALSGGQQQRVFLARALAQGADLVILDEPFAGVDAATEAAIIDVLHGLRAEGRTVIAVHHDLSTVTAYFDRVLLLNRRVIAEGPTASTFRRDMVAEAYGHQLLTAIPA, encoded by the coding sequence ATGCCGGAAACGGCACTCGCCATCTCAGGCCTGACCGTGGCCTATGGTTCAGTCCCCGTAGTCGCCACGGTCAGTGCCCGGTTTCCGAAGGGGTCGATGACAGCCGTCATCGGCCCCAACGGGGCTGGCAAATCCACGCTTCTGAAAGCCGCGCTCGGCCTCATTCCCGCTGTGACGGGTGAGGTGCGGGCCTTCGGCGACCCCATCGCCCGCGCCATGCCCCGCATCGCCTATGTGCCGCAGCGCGCGGCGGTGGATTGGGAATTCCCCGCCCGCGTCATCGATGTGGTGCAAATGGGCCTTTACCGCCGCACGGGCCTTTTCGGCCGCCTCACACCCGGCCTGCGGGCCGAGGCGATGGCACAGCTCGACCGTCTCGGCATGGCCGACTTTGCCACCCGCCAGATCGGCGCGCTTTCGGGCGGGCAGCAGCAGCGCGTCTTCCTCGCCCGCGCCTTGGCGCAGGGGGCCGATCTTGTCATCCTCGACGAACCCTTCGCCGGGGTCGATGCCGCGACCGAGGCCGCGATCATCGATGTCCTGCACGGCCTGCGCGCGGAAGGCCGCACCGTCATCGCGGTGCATCATGACCTATCCACCGTCACCGCCTATTTCGACCGCGTGCTGCTTCTGAACCGCCGCGTGATCGCCGAGGGACCAACCGCCAGCACCTTCCGCCGCGACATGGTGGCCGAGGCTTATGGTCACCAACTCCTCACCGCCATCCCCGCCTGA
- a CDS encoding DUF1127 domain-containing protein, with the protein MAYVNSSRAASFSLADRISGVLALIKMQIARRSVYNQTVRELVQLSDRELSDLGIARADIHAVAHEAAYGK; encoded by the coding sequence ATGGCTTATGTCAACTCCTCCCGCGCCGCGTCCTTCTCGCTGGCTGACCGTATCTCGGGCGTCCTTGCCCTGATCAAGATGCAGATCGCCCGCCGCAGCGTTTACAACCAGACCGTCCGCGAACTGGTGCAACTTTCCGATCGCGAACTGTCCGATCTGGGCATTGCCCGGGCCGATATCCACGCCGTCGCCCATGAAGCGGCTTACGGCAAATAA
- a CDS encoding response regulator, whose translation MRIVCVDDDPIFLSILGEYLRELDPTSVTTFGDPLRVAKLAAEGKLLADVLLLDMEMPGMDGTQLCAALRATEVHRTTPIIMISSVTARDRVKGALAAGANEFLHKPLDKLELGARLSMVATVLDERARSASLAADMGSLHDQADFAFRFEDPVLPGSDVGLVDYLALENHLLGLGWAGLPGTVALGFRLRNAPWAYAHLDRMEYCDFLAETAAMIVQQMKGVRFRMAYAGAGDFVAVLERGQRVEMGELQSALQAARGPMWAAYRALGLPAPEVALGPAVQAPLIGASASRLLRTVRMRLDATAPLMPVGNWEAMPAGMVTPGTAAGRISATLH comes from the coding sequence ATGCGCATTGTCTGTGTCGATGACGACCCGATCTTTCTTTCGATCCTTGGCGAATATCTGCGCGAGCTTGATCCCACCTCGGTCACCACCTTTGGCGATCCTTTGCGGGTGGCGAAACTGGCGGCGGAGGGCAAGTTGCTGGCGGATGTCCTGCTTTTGGACATGGAGATGCCGGGGATGGATGGCACGCAGCTTTGCGCGGCGCTGCGGGCGACGGAAGTGCACCGGACGACGCCGATCATCATGATTTCATCGGTCACGGCGCGGGATCGGGTGAAGGGGGCCTTGGCGGCGGGGGCGAATGAATTCCTGCACAAGCCCTTGGACAAGCTGGAACTTGGTGCGCGGCTTTCGATGGTGGCGACGGTTCTGGACGAGCGGGCACGGTCGGCGTCGCTGGCGGCCGATATGGGCAGCCTGCATGATCAGGCGGATTTCGCCTTCCGCTTTGAAGACCCGGTTCTGCCGGGGTCGGATGTGGGGTTGGTGGATTATCTGGCGCTTGAGAACCACCTTCTGGGTCTGGGCTGGGCGGGATTGCCGGGGACGGTGGCGCTGGGCTTCCGGCTGCGGAACGCGCCTTGGGCCTATGCCCATCTGGACCGGATGGAATATTGCGATTTTCTGGCCGAGACGGCGGCCATGATCGTGCAGCAGATGAAGGGCGTCCGATTCCGTATGGCCTATGCCGGGGCGGGCGATTTCGTCGCGGTGCTGGAACGGGGCCAGCGGGTGGAGATGGGAGAGCTGCAATCGGCCTTGCAGGCGGCGCGCGGGCCGATGTGGGCTGCCTATCGCGCCTTGGGGCTGCCCGCGCCGGAAGTGGCACTTGGCCCGGCGGTGCAGGCGCCGCTGATCGGGGCCTCGGCGTCGCGCCTGTTGCGGACGGTGCGGATGCGGCTGGATGCGACAGCCCCGCTGATGCCTGTTGGGAATTGGGAGGCGATGCCGGCTGGCATGGTCACGCCCGGCACGGCGGCAGGGCGGATTTCTGCCACCCTTCACTGA
- a CDS encoding ATP-dependent helicase — protein sequence MNRWDDDEALEAAVVPLSQRAMMAARPAPYLDELNPAQREAVEALDGPVLMLAGAGTGKTKALTARIVHLLRMGKARPNEILAVTFTNKAAREMKLRVGRMLGEVAEGMPWMGTFHSLSVKILRRHAELVGLKSNFTILDTDDQIRLLKQLIVAANIDEKRWPARMLAGMIDGWKNRALTPERVPSSEASGYANRGTELYAQYQERLRTLNACDFGDLLLHCVVIFQGHPDVLAQYQRWFRYILVDEYQDTNVCQYLWLRLLAQAHRNICCVGDDDQSIYGWRGAEVGNILRFEKDFPGAHVVRLEQNYRSTPHILAAASGVIAGNAGRLGKTLWTDVKEGEKVRLIGHWDGEEEARWIGEEIEALMRGGRGLDPVGLDGQAILVRASHQMRAFEDRFLTIGLPYRVIGGPRFYERQEIRDAMAYFRLAVSPEDDLAFERVVNVPKRGLGDKAQADIQRTARMAGVSLLEGARELVATGGIGGKGAGQLRAFVEGIDRWHALTRHEGASHIELAEMILEESGYTEMWQNDKTPEAPGRLENLKELVKALEQFDNLQGFLEHVALIMDNETEEAGEKVSIMTLHAAKGLEFPVVFLPGWEDGLFPSQRSMDESGLKGLEEERRLAYVGITRAEELCTISFASNRRVYGQWQSQLPSRFIDELPTAHVEVLTPPGLYGGGFGAAAPYAVSSSMDERVSKADVYNSPGWKRMQDRVQTRGVSTPREARGVVIDATAVSAFSEGDRVFHRKFGYGIVIGLEGDKLEIDFSKAGIKKVVAGFVVDADDADEVPF from the coding sequence ATGAACCGATGGGATGATGACGAGGCGTTGGAGGCGGCGGTGGTGCCGTTGTCGCAGCGGGCCATGATGGCGGCGCGGCCTGCGCCCTATTTGGATGAGTTGAACCCCGCCCAGCGCGAGGCGGTTGAGGCGCTGGATGGCCCTGTCCTGATGCTGGCCGGGGCGGGGACGGGCAAGACCAAGGCGCTGACGGCGCGGATCGTGCATCTGTTGCGCATGGGCAAGGCGCGGCCGAATGAAATCCTTGCCGTGACCTTTACCAACAAGGCCGCGCGCGAGATGAAGTTGCGCGTGGGGCGGATGCTGGGCGAGGTGGCGGAGGGGATGCCTTGGATGGGCACCTTCCATTCGCTGTCGGTCAAGATTCTGCGGCGGCATGCGGAACTGGTGGGGCTGAAGTCGAACTTCACCATTCTGGATACGGATGACCAGATCCGGCTGCTGAAGCAGTTGATCGTGGCGGCGAATATCGACGAGAAGCGCTGGCCCGCGCGGATGCTGGCGGGGATGATCGACGGCTGGAAGAACCGCGCCCTGACGCCGGAACGGGTGCCGTCGTCCGAGGCATCGGGCTATGCCAATCGCGGCACGGAGCTTTATGCCCAGTATCAGGAACGGCTGCGGACGCTGAATGCCTGCGATTTCGGCGACCTCTTGTTGCATTGCGTGGTGATCTTCCAAGGTCACCCGGACGTGCTGGCGCAGTATCAGCGGTGGTTTCGCTATATTCTGGTGGATGAGTATCAGGACACCAATGTGTGCCAGTACCTCTGGCTGCGGCTGTTGGCGCAGGCGCATCGGAATATCTGCTGCGTGGGGGATGACGACCAGTCGATCTATGGCTGGCGCGGTGCCGAGGTTGGCAACATCCTGCGGTTCGAAAAGGATTTTCCCGGCGCGCATGTGGTGCGGCTGGAGCAGAATTATCGGTCCACGCCGCATATCCTTGCCGCTGCGTCGGGCGTGATCGCGGGGAATGCTGGGCGTTTGGGCAAGACGCTGTGGACCGATGTGAAAGAGGGCGAGAAGGTCCGCCTGATCGGCCATTGGGATGGTGAGGAAGAGGCGCGCTGGATCGGTGAAGAGATCGAGGCGCTGATGCGGGGCGGGCGGGGGTTGGACCCTGTGGGGCTGGACGGGCAGGCGATTCTGGTGCGGGCGAGCCACCAGATGCGGGCCTTCGAGGACCGCTTCCTGACGATCGGGCTGCCCTACCGGGTGATCGGGGGGCCACGGTTCTATGAGCGGCAGGAAATTCGCGATGCGATGGCCTATTTCCGGCTGGCGGTGAGTCCCGAGGACGATCTGGCCTTTGAACGGGTGGTAAATGTTCCCAAGCGCGGGCTGGGAGACAAGGCCCAGGCGGATATTCAGCGCACGGCGCGAATGGCGGGGGTTTCCCTGCTTGAAGGCGCGCGGGAATTGGTGGCAACGGGCGGGATTGGCGGCAAGGGCGCGGGGCAGTTGCGCGCCTTTGTCGAAGGGATTGACCGTTGGCATGCGCTGACGCGGCATGAAGGGGCGAGCCATATCGAACTGGCCGAGATGATCCTTGAGGAATCCGGCTATACCGAGATGTGGCAGAACGACAAGACACCCGAGGCGCCGGGGCGTCTGGAGAACCTGAAGGAATTGGTCAAGGCGTTGGAGCAGTTCGACAATCTTCAAGGCTTCCTTGAACACGTCGCGCTGATCATGGACAACGAGACGGAAGAGGCGGGCGAGAAAGTATCGATCATGACCCTGCACGCCGCCAAGGGGTTGGAGTTTCCGGTCGTCTTTCTGCCGGGCTGGGAGGATGGGCTGTTCCCCAGCCAGCGGTCCATGGATGAGAGCGGGCTGAAGGGGTTGGAAGAGGAGCGGCGGCTGGCCTATGTGGGGATCACACGGGCGGAAGAATTGTGCACGATTTCCTTCGCCTCGAACCGCCGGGTCTATGGCCAGTGGCAAAGCCAATTGCCTAGCCGTTTCATCGACGAATTGCCAACAGCGCATGTGGAGGTGCTGACCCCGCCGGGGCTGTATGGCGGGGGTTTTGGCGCGGCGGCGCCCTATGCCGTGTCGTCCAGCATGGATGAGCGGGTGTCGAAGGCGGATGTCTATAACTCGCCTGGCTGGAAGCGGATGCAGGACCGGGTGCAGACGCGGGGCGTATCAACGCCGCGCGAGGCGCGGGGGGTGGTGATCGACGCGACGGCGGTATCGGCCTTTTCGGAAGGTGACCGGGTGTTTCACCGCAAGTTCGGCTATGGGATCGTGATCGGGCTGGAGGGCGACAAGCTGGAGATTGATTTCTCTAAGGCCGGGATCAAGAAGGTCGTGGCGGGCTTTGTCGTCGATGCGGATGATGCCGATGAGGTGCCGTTCTGA
- a CDS encoding pyruvate carboxylase: MPEFRKILVANRGEIAIRVMRAANEMGKKTVAVFAEEDKLSLHRFKADEAYRIGEGLSPVGAYLSIPEIIRVAKMAGADAVHPGYGLLSENPDFVEACDQAGITFIGPRAETMRALGDKASARRVAIEAGVPVIPATEVLGDDMALIKKQAAEVGYPLMLKASWGGGGRGMRPILSEDELETKVREGRREAEAAFGNGEGYLEKMIQRARHVEVQILGDKQGNVWHLWERDCTVQRRNQKVVERAPAPYLTQAQREDVCDMAKRITQHVDYECAGTVEFLMDMDTGKFYFIEVNPRVQVEHTVTEEVTGIDIVQAQILIEEGKSLSEATGVASQADVKLNGHALQCRVTTEDPLNNFIPDYGRLTAYRSATGNGIRLDGGTAYAGGVITRYYDSLLVKVTAHAQTPEKAIARMDRALREFRIRGVATNIEFVINLLKHPTFLDDSYTTKFIDTTPELFAFKKRRDRATKILTYIADITVNGHPETAGRPKPPAEAKMPKPPRLLTETPATGTRNLLEQQGPQAVADWMKAQKKVLITDTTMRDGHQSLLATRMRSIDMVRVAPAYAANLPQLFSVECWGGATFDVAYRFLQECPWQRLRDLRATMPNLMTQMLLRASNGVGYTNYPDNVVRAFVLQAAKTGVDVFRVFDSLNWVENMRVAMDAVIEANKVCEGTICYTGDMLDPNRSKYDLKYYVDRAKELKAAGAHVLGLKDMAGLLKPASARILVKTLKQEVGLPVHFHTHDTSGAAAATILAACDAGVDAVDAAMDAFSGGTSQPCLGSIVEALRHTDRDTGLDIKAIRDISNYWEHVRVQYAAFESGLPAPASEVYLHEMPGGQFTNLKAQARSLGLEERWPEVAQAYADANQMFGDIVKVTPSSKVVGDMALMMVAQGLTRAQVEDANTDVAFPDSVVDMLKGNLGQPHGGWPEGILKKVLKGEAPLTERPGKTLPPVDLEDTRAKLSAELGGKSVDDEDLNGYLMYPKVFLDYMGRHRLYGPVRALPTKIFFYGMEPGEEITAEIDPGKQLEIRLQAVGETTEDGEVRVFFELNGQPRVIRVPNRAVKAKTAARPKAQEGNPGHIGAPMPGSIASVTVTVGQKVRAGDLLLTIEAMKMETGLHADREATVKALHVQAGSQIEAKDLLVELE; encoded by the coding sequence ATGCCTGAGTTCCGCAAGATCCTCGTCGCCAACCGGGGCGAGATCGCCATCCGCGTCATGCGCGCCGCCAATGAAATGGGCAAGAAGACCGTCGCCGTCTTCGCCGAAGAGGACAAACTGTCCCTTCACCGCTTCAAGGCAGACGAAGCCTATCGCATCGGCGAAGGCCTGTCGCCGGTGGGCGCCTACCTCTCCATCCCGGAAATCATCCGGGTGGCCAAGATGGCTGGGGCGGATGCCGTCCATCCCGGCTACGGCCTTCTGTCCGAAAACCCCGATTTCGTCGAAGCCTGCGATCAGGCGGGCATCACCTTCATCGGCCCCCGCGCCGAAACCATGCGCGCCTTGGGCGACAAGGCTTCGGCCCGCCGCGTGGCAATCGAGGCGGGCGTCCCCGTCATCCCCGCGACAGAAGTTCTGGGCGATGACATGGCGCTCATCAAGAAACAGGCCGCCGAAGTCGGCTATCCCCTGATGCTCAAGGCGTCATGGGGCGGTGGCGGGCGCGGCATGCGCCCGATCCTGTCGGAAGACGAGCTTGAGACGAAGGTCCGCGAAGGCCGGCGCGAGGCCGAGGCCGCCTTCGGCAATGGCGAAGGCTATCTGGAAAAGATGATCCAGCGCGCCCGCCATGTCGAGGTGCAGATCCTCGGCGACAAGCAGGGCAATGTCTGGCACCTCTGGGAACGCGATTGCACAGTGCAGCGCCGCAACCAAAAGGTCGTCGAACGCGCCCCTGCCCCCTACCTGACGCAGGCCCAGCGCGAAGACGTCTGCGATATGGCCAAGCGCATCACCCAGCATGTCGATTACGAATGCGCGGGCACTGTCGAATTCCTGATGGATATGGATACGGGCAAGTTCTACTTCATCGAAGTGAACCCCCGCGTGCAGGTCGAACATACCGTGACCGAAGAGGTGACGGGGATCGACATCGTCCAAGCCCAGATCCTGATCGAGGAAGGCAAGTCACTGTCCGAAGCGACCGGCGTCGCCTCTCAGGCCGATGTGAAACTGAACGGCCACGCCCTGCAATGCCGGGTGACGACCGAAGACCCGCTGAACAACTTCATCCCCGATTACGGGCGACTGACGGCCTATCGCTCGGCCACTGGAAACGGCATCCGTCTGGATGGCGGCACGGCTTACGCGGGCGGCGTCATCACCCGCTATTACGATTCGCTTCTGGTGAAGGTCACGGCCCATGCCCAGACCCCGGAAAAGGCCATCGCCCGGATGGACCGCGCACTGCGCGAATTCCGCATCCGGGGGGTGGCAACGAATATCGAATTCGTCATCAACCTGTTGAAGCACCCTACCTTCCTTGATGACAGCTACACGACCAAGTTCATCGACACGACGCCCGAACTTTTCGCCTTCAAGAAACGCCGCGACCGGGCGACCAAGATCCTCACCTATATCGCCGACATCACGGTGAACGGGCATCCCGAAACCGCAGGCCGCCCCAAACCGCCGGCCGAGGCGAAGATGCCCAAACCCCCGCGCCTTCTGACGGAAACCCCCGCGACGGGCACCCGTAACCTGTTGGAACAGCAAGGCCCGCAAGCCGTGGCCGATTGGATGAAGGCCCAGAAAAAGGTCCTCATCACCGACACGACCATGCGCGACGGCCACCAGTCGCTTCTGGCCACCCGCATGCGGTCCATCGACATGGTCCGCGTGGCCCCGGCCTATGCCGCCAACCTGCCGCAACTGTTTTCCGTGGAATGCTGGGGCGGCGCCACCTTCGACGTGGCCTATCGCTTCTTGCAGGAATGCCCGTGGCAACGCCTGCGCGACCTGCGCGCCACCATGCCCAACCTGATGACGCAGATGCTGCTGCGCGCGTCGAACGGCGTGGGCTATACCAACTACCCCGACAACGTCGTCCGCGCCTTCGTCCTTCAGGCCGCCAAGACCGGCGTCGATGTCTTCCGCGTCTTCGACAGCCTCAACTGGGTCGAAAACATGCGCGTCGCCATGGATGCGGTGATCGAGGCAAACAAGGTCTGCGAAGGCACGATCTGCTATACGGGCGACATGCTCGACCCGAACAGGTCGAAATATGACCTGAAATACTATGTGGACCGCGCCAAAGAGTTGAAGGCCGCAGGCGCCCATGTTCTGGGGCTGAAGGATATGGCGGGCCTTCTGAAACCCGCCTCGGCCCGCATTCTCGTGAAAACGCTGAAACAGGAGGTGGGCCTTCCCGTCCACTTCCACACGCATGACACATCCGGTGCCGCCGCCGCCACGATCCTCGCCGCCTGCGATGCGGGCGTCGATGCCGTGGATGCCGCGATGGATGCCTTCTCGGGCGGCACCTCGCAGCCCTGCCTTGGGTCTATCGTCGAGGCGCTGCGCCACACCGACCGCGACACGGGCCTCGATATCAAGGCGATCCGCGACATTTCCAACTATTGGGAACATGTCCGCGTGCAATATGCCGCCTTCGAATCCGGCCTGCCCGCCCCGGCCTCCGAGGTCTATCTGCACGAAATGCCCGGCGGCCAGTTCACCAACCTCAAGGCGCAGGCGCGGTCCCTCGGTCTCGAAGAACGCTGGCCCGAGGTCGCGCAGGCCTATGCCGACGCGAACCAGATGTTCGGCGATATCGTGAAGGTCACCCCCTCGTCGAAAGTGGTGGGCGACATGGCGCTGATGATGGTGGCCCAAGGCCTGACCCGTGCGCAGGTCGAAGACGCGAATACCGACGTGGCCTTCCCCGACTCGGTGGTCGACATGCTCAAGGGCAATCTCGGTCAACCTCATGGCGGCTGGCCCGAAGGCATCCTGAAAAAGGTGCTGAAGGGCGAGGCCCCCCTGACCGAACGCCCCGGCAAGACCCTGCCCCCCGTCGATCTGGAAGACACCCGCGCCAAGCTGTCCGCCGAACTGGGCGGCAAGTCGGTGGATGATGAGGATCTCAACGGCTACCTCATGTATCCCAAGGTCTTCCTCGATTACATGGGCCGCCACCGCCTTTACGGCCCCGTCCGCGCCCTGCCCACGAAGATCTTCTTCTACGGCATGGAACCGGGCGAAGAGATCACCGCCGAGATCGACCCCGGCAAGCAGCTGGAGATTCGCCTGCAAGCCGTGGGCGAAACGACCGAGGATGGCGAGGTCCGCGTCTTTTTCGAACTGAACGGCCAACCCCGCGTGATCCGCGTGCCGAACCGCGCCGTGAAGGCCAAGACGGCGGCGCGGCCAAAGGCGCAAGAGGGCAATCCCGGCCATATCGGCGCGCCAATGCCCGGCTCCATCGCCTCCGTCACGGTGACGGTGGGCCAAAAGGTCCGCGCGGGCGATCTTCTCCTGACGATCGAGGCGATGAAGATGGAAACCGGCCTCCATGCCGACCGCGAAGCCACGGTGAAAGCGCTGCATGTTCAGGCTGGCAGCCAGATCGAGGCAAAGGACCTGCTGGTCGAACTCGAATGA